The Denitrificimonas caeni genome has a segment encoding these proteins:
- a CDS encoding aminoacyl-tRNA deacylase and HDOD domain-containing protein: MPDSTTTPANPAALPAVIRTLLEANGIAFSLHPSSAVNAAQRLHAVLVQEHSKELLVVFPRSHILDLAKLNSATQTQWQAMPIAAVAQLLSRYGLDTLPALPKLFNQASLCDPKIFMQPMAYLDSGVPGLLLGIDPAALERLFKVSQRVTCAEPITSQQPNDSAVSSDAAGIEHAVIRLTSRRIHRRLEETLEIPLLSSTAKKVLRLRADPLAGVDELAAIVETDPPLAAQVISWAASPYYAAPGKIRSVEDAIVRVLGFDLVINLALGLSLGKNLSIPQDQPLHCTPYWQQAIYTAALIEGLARCMPVEKKPESGLAYLGGLLHNFGFALLAHVFPPHFSLVCRSLEVNLHLSHSTIEYYLLGITREQMGAWLMQCWNVPEELVCALRFQDNPNYQGNYASYANLSCLAQSLLAQHGIGCVHDSSIPDSLYQRLGLSADIAQQALQRVLDAEQALKELARQFNP; this comes from the coding sequence ATGCCTGATTCAACCACCACGCCCGCCAACCCAGCAGCGTTACCCGCTGTTATCAGAACACTACTCGAAGCCAATGGCATAGCCTTTAGCTTGCACCCTAGCAGTGCCGTCAACGCTGCACAGCGCTTGCATGCAGTCTTAGTACAAGAACACAGCAAAGAGTTACTGGTCGTTTTCCCCCGCAGCCACATTCTTGATCTAGCCAAGCTCAATAGCGCCACACAAACACAATGGCAAGCAATGCCGATTGCTGCAGTGGCACAACTACTCAGCCGTTATGGCCTAGATACGCTACCGGCATTACCGAAACTGTTTAACCAAGCCAGCCTCTGTGACCCAAAAATATTCATGCAACCCATGGCTTATCTCGATAGCGGTGTACCGGGCTTGTTGTTAGGGATAGATCCGGCAGCTTTAGAACGCTTGTTTAAGGTCAGTCAAAGAGTGACATGCGCCGAACCTATTACCAGCCAGCAGCCGAACGACAGTGCGGTATCCAGCGATGCAGCAGGTATTGAACATGCGGTAATTCGCTTAACCTCACGCAGAATTCACCGCCGTTTAGAGGAAACATTAGAAATTCCCCTACTCAGCTCCACTGCCAAAAAAGTCTTGCGCCTACGCGCTGACCCATTAGCAGGTGTGGATGAACTGGCCGCCATTGTTGAGACTGACCCGCCTTTAGCTGCACAGGTGATTAGCTGGGCAGCTTCGCCTTATTATGCCGCCCCCGGCAAAATACGCTCGGTAGAAGATGCCATAGTGCGTGTGTTAGGTTTTGACTTAGTTATTAACCTCGCGCTAGGGCTCTCGCTGGGTAAGAACTTAAGTATTCCGCAAGACCAGCCCCTGCACTGCACGCCCTATTGGCAACAAGCTATCTATACCGCAGCCCTGATCGAAGGTTTAGCACGCTGCATGCCGGTAGAGAAAAAGCCTGAGAGTGGCCTCGCTTACCTTGGTGGCTTATTGCACAACTTTGGTTTTGCCTTATTGGCTCACGTCTTCCCCCCGCACTTTTCTTTGGTGTGCCGCTCACTAGAAGTTAACTTACATCTAAGTCACAGCACCATTGAGTACTATTTGCTCGGTATCACCCGTGAACAGATGGGGGCCTGGCTAATGCAGTGCTGGAATGTGCCCGAAGAACTGGTCTGTGCTTTACGCTTCCAAGACAACCCCAATTATCAAGGCAACTATGCCAGCTACGCCAATCTCAGCTGTTTAGCTCAAAGCCTATTGGCACAACATGGTATTGGTTGTGTGCATGACAGCAGCATTCCCGACAGTTTGTATCAGCGCTTAGGCTTATCCGCAGATATTGCCCAGCAAGCTTTGCAGCGCGTACTGGATGCGGAACAAGCTCTGAAAGAACTGGCTCGCCAGTTTAATCCCTAG
- a CDS encoding alpha/beta fold hydrolase, whose protein sequence is MNLQAWSYTTSAQLTLRGWHSPPSGKPVLHFLHGNGFCGRVYTPLLQLLSADFDLWLCDIQGHGDSDAGTRFLGWNRNGELAIEAFQAQREMFADVPVYAVAHSLGGVITSLMLAQYPQLFSRAVLLDPVIYTPALQMFMKSSERLRLTAFNKLASRTRARRQHWPDRQAAYAGLTGRGAFKGWSAAALWAFVENALRPAEQGGVELKCSAELEATIFSSAPNGLWRALGKVQTPLLMLYGAETFPFVIKSAALWRQRNSLVTTEQVRGGHCFMQQYPEPTAQRVREYLLAARD, encoded by the coding sequence ATGAACTTGCAAGCTTGGTCGTACACCACCTCGGCACAACTGACATTACGCGGTTGGCACAGCCCGCCTTCAGGTAAACCCGTCTTGCATTTTTTACATGGCAATGGCTTTTGTGGCCGAGTCTATACCCCTCTTTTACAACTGCTCAGCGCAGATTTTGATTTGTGGCTGTGTGATATTCAAGGCCATGGGGACAGTGATGCCGGCACACGTTTCTTAGGCTGGAACCGTAATGGAGAACTGGCTATCGAGGCTTTTCAGGCGCAGCGAGAAATGTTTGCCGATGTACCTGTGTATGCCGTAGCTCACAGTCTAGGCGGGGTGATTACCAGCTTAATGTTGGCGCAATACCCGCAACTGTTCAGCCGTGCGGTCCTGCTGGATCCAGTGATTTATACTCCAGCTCTGCAAATGTTTATGAAAAGCTCAGAACGCTTGCGTTTAACTGCTTTTAATAAGCTGGCCAGCCGCACGCGTGCGCGCCGTCAGCACTGGCCCGATCGACAAGCTGCGTATGCTGGATTAACTGGGCGTGGCGCTTTTAAAGGTTGGAGTGCGGCAGCGTTGTGGGCGTTTGTGGAGAATGCGTTGCGTCCGGCGGAGCAGGGCGGAGTTGAACTCAAGTGCTCAGCAGAGCTGGAAGCAACTATTTTTAGCTCCGCACCGAATGGCTTATGGCGTGCGCTTGGCAAGGTGCAAACACCGCTGTTGATGTTGTATGGCGCCGAGACTTTCCCTTTTGTCATCAAGTCAGCTGCCCTTTGGCGTCAACGCAATAGTCTGGTGACGACTGAGCAAGTTCGCGGTGGGCACTGTTTTATGCAGCAATACCCAGAGCCAACAGCACAGCGGGTGCGTGAGTATCTATTGGCTGCTAGGGATTAA